The DNA region TCAGGAACGACAGGTTCTGGTTTTGAGAAAATTAGACTGAATaaactgctggagctggagcaacGTCAGTACAACGATATCCTCCAATGGGACTTTACTGACACGTTCTACAACCTTACCTTGAAGCAGATTCTCTTCCTGGAATGGATGGAAAGAAACTGTCCAAACGCTCGCTTCCTGCTAAACGGCGATGACGACGTCTTCGCCAACACCAACAACATGGTTGAGTATCTCCAAGGCCTCAAGGATAATGATGGAGGCAAGCACCTCTTTATTGGCCATCTGATCCAGAATGTGGGACCCATTAGATCATCATGGAGCAAGTATTTTATCCCAGTTCAGGTACAAGAGTCAGAGTCATATCCCCCCTACTGTGGTGGTGGGGGCTTCCTCTTGTCTGGCTATACAGCTTCGGTCATATATAATATGTCCCAGTCCATTTCCATACTTCCCATTGATGATGTTTACATGGGGATGTGTCTGGCCAAAGCAGGACTTGGCCCTGCTTCCCATATGGGTGTGAAAACGGCAGGACTGCACATTCCCTCCAGTGCAATGGATGGATATGACCCTTGTTATTATAAAGAAGTTTTACTGGTACACAGATTCCTTCCAGTGCAAATGTATCTCATGTGGTACAGAGTAAATGATCCGGATCTGAAATGTGGTCCCTCTGAGAAAAGGTTTTAGAGGCACCAAACATTAACTTTAGTGCAAGTATGACCTTCTTCATTCGATCATGAGAAAAGGTTTGAACTGTTTTTTCTACCGCAGAGGAAATTTTTTATTCCTAAACCAAATGTTGGCAAGCAGTCAGCCACACACAAGAGCAGGGAGTGAGagctatttttatttctctatcAGTGACATTATCTACTCTAAAATACTCTACCAATGAGCAGCTTCCACTGGAATGAAGGAACTGACATGTTTGTTGACCTCATCCATTTTTGTTGACTAAAAATTTGGTTTCAAAACTTATAGATACATAGCACTAACAAATGATTACCTAGACATCTGTTATTTTGTAACACATATAAATCATGCTTAATAACATCTTATCAAGGCTTGAACCAACAATGAGTTAGGTTATAAAGCAACAATCCATTCAAAACCACGTCAGCACAGTTTACGAACGAGCCCCTCCCTTGTCGGTAGCTCATCAACCTTTGGCACAGTAGGCTAACAAAGCTTTGGATTCCTCCACATGTTGAACCGGTGTGCTTGGGGTTGTATTAAAAGCAACATTCAATCCACTGTGCACCGAGTGTCGGGTAAAGTTAGCATCTTCTGCTCTTTATTCGGCAATCAGCTTTAGCCTCACTCTGTTAGCACAACATCGTGCGCTCATAATATTTAGCCAGATAAAACCCTTTACAGGGTTCTCACTTAAAAAGgattcagctgaaaacatgtaGAAGACTGGTCTGGTCAgttcaatatacctttatttgtcccgcagagggaaattccaaatttcacacaGTCACAGGGTTTTATTTTAACTCAtggagctaacattagcttgacTATTAGCAACATCTGCTTAAATCTGCCAGCGCTTGTCTTTATCTGTCTGACATGAAGGACCCATTTCTGCAATAACTGAGAATTTTGAGTGGAAAATTTGCTTTTGTGATGGATGTAAAGTGAATATGTGCTGTGGGAGAACATAAAGCCTGACAGGCTTAACAGTAGTTGGCCTAATAAAGGGGGTATTgtgaaaagcaaacaacaatATCAGTattttagtgattttttttttttttttttacagttttattaaTTTAGATTTAGCTTGTTTCCTGTATCTGGGAGCCCATGCCAGGAAAACACAGCCTCAGAGACCTCAGAATAACCTGTGCTCAGGCTGACGTTTGGCAGGGCAGAATGTGAGGTCTCAAATTATCATGTACTGTACTGCTAAGGATATAAAGTTTAGGTTGTCACACCTTTGTTTGCAGGGCTGTTAAGTGGTTTCCTTTGTGTGGAAATAGAAGAAAATAGAAGACCAAAGAGTGTGTCAGAGTATCTGTGAGTGGACCTTTCCTTTAACAATGACTgatgagggagtgtgtgttttgtgtgttattttctcAGCTTGGCACAGACTACGGCTGGTTATTAATTCACAAAGTATTCTGACTGCCGGCTGAATCTTGTCCATAGCACAAAAATGTGCCAAAAACGGTCACAACAAAAAGTTAGCATTAAATGCTTCTTGGATGTgttaatttattgattgatcAGATGTTTCCTGTGTTAGATAAATACAAGTTTTAAaagtatttatactgtataaacATCTTGTTCACCTGTACACCCCCATATTTTTTAAACTTGTGAACAATACCCAGCTGTAGGTGTGAGTGGTGCAGGGCTATAAGGTATACTGTGGTGTCCACAATACTACAGAAATTATCATTCAAAAACAACTCCTCAAGGATTCTTCAGACTAATGGTGTAATGTGCCTGATCTTGTGCTTCAAGTTAATAacttatgattattattttattttattttttatttacctttcatttgaaggtttttttttttttctatcctgTACAACTTTATTTGTGTTGGAGCAATATTTTGAGAAAgagtgctgttttgttttcttgtttgtgcCTTACATCAGTGCTTCACAACCAGATACCACTGTTAGAATTGTAAAAAGGTGTTTTGGAGGACTTAAAGGGACCGTACTGTCAAATACTCTTATAACAGTTGTACTGTTACAAGAGTATTGTAACAGTTGTACTGTTACAACAGTTGGTACGCTGcgtaaatgtaaataaaaacagaatgcaatcatttgcatcACTCTCTTCCATGCCAGCGACCTGTAATATGTATAAATTAGAGtgatttctgtttctgattCAGTTCAAAACAGCTCGGCTTATTGTTCACTGTTTGAGAATCCACAATAAATCTATCACATCTGACTCTGCTGACTACTGGTAATTATTAACATGATCGTTAGTCATGTGAATGAGGCCCTGATCCCATCTGACCCAGGTAAGAGTCTCAGAATATGAACCTCATGAGACCTGAAACCAGGCTAAAGTTTATGATACTGGCTGAATCTGGCTGAATGAAGATGGCAAGATTTATATCCACCAATTACAGATGATGTTAAAAATTAATTTTAGTTGGATCATTAAGTTATAACATAACGAAGCGGGTgcagaataaaaacaagtgtGCAATTAAAAGAAGAGCGTATCCAAATCACCCCTGATGTTTTAGCTCATACATGTAGGATAGTGAATTTGGTAAACTGTCTTTTATTCTCAGATTTTCCTGTAATAATCTATAGCTGCATTGTCTGATTGTTACGGCTGCCACCTTTCTtggggtgtgggtgtgtgtgtgtgtgtgtgtgtgtgtgtgtgtgtgtgtgtgtgtgtgtgtgtgtgtgtgtgtgtgtgtgtgtgtgtgttcttgtgtcttGCGTGTGTATGAATGGTTGCAGGTGAAAGGGTGTGGAAATCGGACTCCTCCTCCGAGCCAGCTGCTGCCCAATCGCCTGCAAGCTGTCATTTCCTGCCAGCTACAAGAGTGGACTCAGCCTGGCAGTCTGCGGCTGGCACAGGAGAGATCCAAATTGATCTGCGACAGATTTTTCAGagttctgctctttgtttcGTTTTGGCAACCAGACTCGAACTGAGCTAGGTTTAGACTGATTTTCACATACTGCTTGTTAGCTTCaataggcttaggggtgcttttTCCCTTTGTATTttggttatgttttttttatccgaactgtaggcctcatttaggagggttttgttttcattttgttttgtgtgggaTTTAGGTAAGCTCCCATTtttggagagttctcttttaCTTATCCTTTCTTAAGCTCTCATTTTTGGAGAGTTCTCTTtcagttttgattatttcatctgtttgaaAAGCATCCACTCGCTCCTTTCGCtgtcttggccttttgccttttgtgtaataaaacaatttaaaacattttgatttatatAAATAACTACTTTTCAACTACTTCCAtcggttgttttttgttacttccctcCCCCTTAGTGAGCTGGGTTGTAACACTGATGATGCAGGAATTGAAGCCATTTGTTGCCTGGTTGGTGTGCAGAAAGTCTGTTTGAATACAGTACTGTGGTGCCCTCTTGTGTCCAAAATGTGTTACTGCAGTACTCAATAACTACAGAGAGGAAAACGTGTCAGGTTTTGTTGGAATGACAATTGCCAGTCTTGTGAGAGGTTATATAATCCATACAGATAATTCACATGCAACGTACTGAGAGGGCGAGTAAACTGCACCTTTACTGCAATATGGGTCAATAAAAACAACTTCTCACAAGAGTAAAAGCCCTCAGTGAACATTTCAGGTGATGATACTGAACCTGTTACTAATGACAATAACGGGATAGTTGTTGAATATTTTATCTGACTGTACTTCAGCAGTGATGGTCTGGGCGTGTGTGTACTGTGGAAATTGGGAGCCCTCATGCGGAGAAACAATGTAACTTCAGAACTAAATGAGAACATGTTAAAGAAATAGACAAATAGAAAACCCGGATGAATTAAGGCCATACTGTATGTTCTATTTCCAATCCCCTATCATAGATTGGGTTCCCTTCCAGTAGATGAAGCGCAGTGCAGTGTCATAGGCTATCCACATTAATGCATCTCATAATTACTGCACGCTGTtaccctttttattttttttcacccCCCTTCAGACATCCGAAGTCCAGCCCTGCCCAGCCCAGGATCTGTGAGGTCTCTGAGTTCAAGCcattttctgtcagcagctcagcagAATGCATTGCAAGGTGGCAACCACACACAATGTGTGGAAGTAAGTAGGCTGGAGATTGTGGAGATACTGGAGATTGCGTCACACAGAGCTCGTGTGTATGTGGACATGTGACCGTGCACGTGAGAAGTTGCAGGAGGGATGCGGTGAGCAGAGTGAAGAAATTGTGGCATGTGTCAAGACAAGAAGAGGTTTTCCGTCCGCAGAGGCTGAAGgcagagaaacactgactggTTGCAacatggtttgtttttactcagAGCAGGGCGCGTCCCAGCTCTCCTCTACTGCGCCCCCCGCTTGCGTCTTTTGCGTGCGTACCTCTCTCAGGCAACACATGCAGAGAGACgcaaggttttgttttgttttttttatctctcaAGACAGTGACCCGGAAATCCATCTCAGCACGCCACTTTGAAGGATTACTCAATTCCTAAAATGAATCAGGAGGAGAGCGGAGTGAGGGGAGTGGAGGTTCGCCCGAGGAGCCCTGGCCGAGGACGCACGCACAGGACCACTCCCTATAGCAGCGCCTCATCAGGCGCAGTTGTCGCCTCATTTCTTCAGGACATTTCACCTTGATATCGCTTGTGTTTTTACCATTGCGTGGAGGCTACGCGCAGTTTAACTGCTACAATCGTGACGTAATGTTTGCAGGTGCGAACAGCTGCTGCCGTCAAATTCTGAATATCAGCAGGAGCAGTCAGCGCTCGTTTGCTGTATTTCACGGTGTCATGTGGAAGAGTTGCCCGTGATGTAGTCTGCAAAcgtgtttttaaaataaaagaggCGGTTGCAGGAtcattttttgctttgtcatttttaaaaggaACTGATAATGAAACACTCACCCTTAGcgcgaggaagaggaagaactCGAAAAAACGTTGtacatagtgt from Chaetodon trifascialis isolate fChaTrf1 chromosome 22, fChaTrf1.hap1, whole genome shotgun sequence includes:
- the LOC139350331 gene encoding N-acetyllactosaminide beta-1,3-N-acetylglucosaminyltransferase 3-like; this encodes MRNIGAKPLLLSALLGLSVFYLCKQFIDPQTSHLHAYMSERDSQTRKPTKNNSYVYSWPRCQQNTSADNVTGFSSLPDSIKDFLYYRHCRHFPMLLDLPDKCGGADKSAEVFLLLVIKSSPANYDRREVLRKTWADERQHNGVWIRRLFISGTTGSGFEKIRLNKLLELEQRQYNDILQWDFTDTFYNLTLKQILFLEWMERNCPNARFLLNGDDDVFANTNNMVEYLQGLKDNDGGKHLFIGHLIQNVGPIRSSWSKYFIPVQVQESESYPPYCGGGGFLLSGYTASVIYNMSQSISILPIDDVYMGMCLAKAGLGPASHMGVKTAGLHIPSSAMDGYDPCYYKEVLLVHRFLPVQMYLMWYRVNDPDLKCGPSEKRF